In the genome of Acetobacter oryzifermentans, one region contains:
- the pnp gene encoding polyribonucleotide nucleotidyltransferase has translation MFNYFRKEIEWGGRPLILETGKVARQADGAVMVTYGETVVLCTAVGAKEVKPGQDFFPLTVNYQEKAYAAGKIPGGFFKREGRPSENETLVSRLIDRPLRPLFPEGFRNEVQVIATVLTHDMENDPSIPALIGCSAALTLSGIPFFGPVGAARVGFKDGAFILNPTQEQIKESDLELVVAGTAEGVLMVESEASELSEEVMLDAVTFGHTAFQPVLDAIISLAEHAAKEPWALAEPTKEEIQLRKQVEKAGRKLIADAYKEKQKQVRYEKLKAARAAIVEKLTADELDVAAAKPMIKDLEADVVRSSVLKTGKRIDGRDLVTVRPIVPEVGVLPRVHGSSLFTRGETQALVVTTLGTGQDEQVIDALEGEYRTNFMLHYNFPPFSVGECGRIGSPGRREIGHGKLAWRAIHPLMPSRKEFPYTVRVVSEITESNGSSSMATVCGGSLALMDAGVPLKRPVAGIAMGLIKEGDDFAVLSDILGDEDHLGDMDFKVAGTEQGVTALQMDIKITSITPEIMKIALGQARDGRMHILGEMSKALTETRTNVSSTAPKITTMKVPREKIRDVIGSGGKVIREIVEYSGAKVDIGDDGTITIAAASDDQAQKAIDRINGIVAEPELGRIYDGKVVKTADFGAFVNFLGARDGLVHISELAQGRVGKTTDVVKEGDTVKVKVIGFDDRGKVKLSMRVVDQNTGADITETVGEKPSRGPRRDAE, from the coding sequence ATGTTTAACTACTTCCGTAAAGAGATTGAATGGGGCGGTCGCCCGCTGATTCTGGAAACCGGCAAAGTTGCTCGTCAGGCTGATGGCGCCGTGATGGTCACTTACGGTGAAACCGTTGTGCTGTGCACCGCTGTTGGTGCAAAAGAGGTAAAGCCCGGTCAGGACTTTTTCCCGCTGACAGTTAATTATCAGGAAAAAGCTTACGCTGCAGGTAAGATTCCCGGTGGTTTCTTTAAGCGTGAAGGCCGTCCTTCTGAAAATGAAACACTGGTTTCCCGCCTGATTGACCGCCCGCTGCGTCCGCTGTTCCCTGAAGGGTTCCGCAACGAAGTGCAGGTAATTGCAACTGTGCTGACGCACGATATGGAAAATGATCCTTCCATTCCTGCGCTGATCGGCTGTTCTGCCGCTCTGACTTTGTCTGGTATTCCGTTCTTTGGGCCCGTTGGCGCAGCCCGCGTTGGCTTTAAGGATGGCGCATTCATCCTGAACCCGACACAGGAACAGATCAAAGAATCAGATCTGGAACTGGTTGTGGCTGGCACGGCAGAAGGCGTGCTGATGGTGGAATCCGAAGCTTCCGAACTGTCTGAAGAAGTTATGCTGGATGCCGTAACGTTCGGCCATACAGCATTCCAGCCGGTTCTGGATGCCATTATCTCCTTGGCAGAGCACGCAGCCAAGGAACCATGGGCACTGGCAGAGCCCACCAAGGAAGAAATTCAGCTGCGCAAGCAGGTGGAAAAAGCTGGTCGCAAGCTGATTGCTGATGCTTACAAGGAGAAGCAGAAGCAGGTGCGCTACGAAAAGCTGAAAGCAGCACGTGCAGCCATTGTTGAAAAGCTAACTGCTGATGAACTGGACGTTGCAGCCGCCAAGCCGATGATCAAGGATCTGGAAGCTGATGTTGTGCGCTCTTCCGTTCTGAAAACCGGCAAGCGTATTGATGGTCGTGATCTGGTAACTGTCCGTCCGATCGTGCCGGAAGTTGGTGTTCTGCCGCGCGTACATGGCTCTTCTCTGTTCACTCGTGGTGAAACGCAGGCGCTGGTTGTGACCACGCTGGGTACAGGGCAGGACGAACAGGTTATTGATGCGCTGGAAGGTGAATACCGCACCAACTTTATGCTGCATTATAACTTCCCACCCTTCTCTGTGGGGGAATGTGGGCGTATCGGTTCTCCGGGCCGTCGTGAAATCGGGCATGGCAAGCTGGCATGGCGCGCTATTCACCCGCTGATGCCTTCCCGCAAGGAATTCCCATACACAGTGCGCGTGGTTTCCGAAATTACGGAAAGCAACGGGTCTTCTTCCATGGCAACTGTATGCGGTGGCTCTCTAGCTCTGATGGATGCTGGTGTGCCGTTGAAGCGTCCGGTTGCTGGTATTGCTATGGGTCTGATCAAGGAAGGCGATGATTTCGCTGTTCTGTCTGATATTCTTGGCGATGAAGATCATCTTGGGGATATGGACTTCAAGGTGGCTGGCACCGAACAGGGTGTGACAGCCCTGCAGATGGATATTAAGATTACTTCCATCACGCCGGAAATCATGAAGATTGCTTTGGGTCAGGCTCGTGATGGCCGGATGCATATTTTGGGTGAAATGAGCAAGGCGCTGACAGAAACACGCACCAACGTGTCTTCCACAGCACCGAAGATCACCACCATGAAGGTGCCTCGGGAAAAGATCCGTGATGTGATCGGCTCTGGCGGTAAAGTGATCCGCGAAATCGTGGAATATTCTGGCGCCAAGGTTGATATTGGGGATGACGGCACAATCACCATTGCCGCCGCTTCTGATGATCAGGCACAGAAGGCTATTGACCGGATCAACGGCATTGTGGCGGAACCGGAACTGGGCCGCATTTACGATGGTAAGGTTGTTAAAACTGCCGATTTTGGTGCGTTTGTAAACTTCCTTGGTGCACGTGATGGCTTAGTACATATTTCCGAACTGGCGCAGGGCCGCGTTGGTAAAACCACGGATGTGGTGAAGGAAGGCGATACCGTGAAGGTTAAGGTCATCGGCTTTGATGATCGCGGTAAGGTTAAGCTGTCCATGCGTGTTGTTGATCAGAACACGGGTGCGGATATCACGGAAACTGTGGGTGAAAAGCCCTCACGTGGCCCCCGTCGGGATGCTGAATAA
- the rpsO gene encoding 30S ribosomal protein S15, with protein sequence MSITAERRTQVIAEYQTAPGDTGSPEVQVAILTERINNLTEHLKTHAKDFHSRRGLLILVGRRRSMLDYLKGKSQTRYETLIGRLGLRR encoded by the coding sequence ATGTCGATTACTGCTGAACGTCGCACGCAAGTTATTGCTGAATACCAGACTGCACCGGGTGATACGGGCTCCCCGGAAGTGCAGGTGGCGATCCTGACCGAACGGATTAACAACCTGACCGAACATCTGAAGACTCACGCGAAGGACTTCCATTCTCGCCGTGGTCTGCTGATTCTCGTTGGTCGTCGCCGCAGCATGCTGGACTACCTGAAGGGCAAGAGCCAGACGCGTTATGAAACGCTGATTGGCCGCTTGGGCCTGCGCCGCTAA
- the truB gene encoding tRNA pseudouridine(55) synthase TruB — protein sequence MRRRRGRPLNGWLIVDKPSGMTSTQVVGRAKRLFDAQKVGHGGTLDPLATGLLPLAFGTATKTVPYVMDGTKVYRFTLKMGEARDSDDADGNVIGTSDVRPSDEELRAALPALTGDIMQVPPVFSALKVGGERSYDMAREGRPPELPPRPARVDRFELIERPDRDTAVFEVESGKGVYMRALARDVALACGTVGHITVLRRLRVGPFTEADAIVLDKITPNDDNAHASPELLRPVSTALADIPALALTQDEAVLLRHGQALGLVDLMGRIPQTAEEGGVVRVMDGEHVLGIGRLEDGWLKPVRIL from the coding sequence ATGCGACGCAGACGTGGGCGGCCACTTAATGGCTGGCTTATAGTAGACAAGCCTTCCGGCATGACATCAACACAGGTAGTGGGGCGCGCCAAACGGCTGTTTGATGCGCAAAAAGTTGGGCATGGCGGCACACTGGACCCACTGGCGACGGGTTTGCTGCCACTGGCTTTTGGTACCGCTACAAAAACCGTGCCTTACGTGATGGATGGAACCAAGGTGTACCGCTTCACTCTTAAAATGGGTGAAGCGCGAGATAGCGATGATGCCGATGGCAATGTTATTGGTACATCTGATGTGCGGCCTTCTGATGAAGAACTGCGAGCAGCCTTACCCGCGCTTACGGGTGATATCATGCAGGTACCTCCCGTTTTTTCTGCTTTGAAAGTGGGGGGAGAGCGTTCTTACGATATGGCGCGAGAAGGTCGTCCGCCGGAATTGCCGCCGCGGCCCGCACGCGTAGATCGGTTTGAACTGATTGAGCGGCCAGATCGGGATACAGCAGTGTTTGAAGTCGAATCCGGCAAGGGCGTTTATATGCGTGCGCTGGCGCGTGATGTGGCTTTGGCATGCGGAACAGTGGGACATATTACCGTGCTGCGCCGCCTGCGTGTGGGGCCTTTTACAGAAGCCGATGCGATTGTGCTGGACAAAATCACCCCAAACGACGACAACGCCCATGCTTCACCGGAACTTCTGCGTCCGGTCTCGACCGCGCTGGCCGACATCCCGGCGCTGGCCTTGACACAGGATGAAGCGGTTCTGCTACGGCACGGGCAAGCTCTCGGCCTTGTTGATCTGATGGGGCGTATCCCACAGACCGCCGAGGAGGGGGGCGTTGTGCGTGTTATGGACGGTGAGCACGTGCTGGGTATTGGCCGCCTGGAAGACGGGTGGTTGAAGCCGGTACGGATTCTCTAA
- a CDS encoding MlaE family ABC transporter permease, which translates to MVDQSSSSGLHKTPDTPSWSLQNTADGVCLNVEGAWTVQAGGATPFPQDKLPIEPGHTLHINTTGLKNWDSAFVAFLWDVKQAASKAQLHFDEQNLPAPAQRLLALLPDAPAEPAQPPRNNEGIFARVGDMTLNGLTETGTVSELALDTAKGAAQAVRGKSAMRMKDLLLDIWNAGPDALLIVGIVNFLVGAILAFVGLVELRKFAAEIYVTDLVGIACAREISAIMTAIIMAGRTGGAYAARISTMLGNEEIDALQVFGIPISSYILLPSIVSLALMMPLLYLYGTIVAIFGGFAVSMSMMDVSPIGYWISTFDGVELKEFIFGFIKSFFFASFIALAACRVGLKAGRSAADVGIAATRAVVIGIVGIIAMDAIFAVIANALGI; encoded by the coding sequence ATGGTTGATCAATCTTCCTCTTCCGGTCTTCACAAGACTCCCGACACCCCTTCGTGGTCTCTCCAGAACACGGCAGATGGTGTATGTTTGAACGTTGAAGGGGCTTGGACAGTTCAGGCAGGGGGCGCAACCCCCTTCCCGCAAGATAAACTGCCGATAGAGCCGGGCCATACCCTCCATATTAATACAACCGGTTTAAAAAACTGGGATTCGGCTTTTGTTGCCTTTTTGTGGGATGTCAAACAGGCCGCCAGCAAGGCACAGCTTCATTTTGATGAGCAAAACCTTCCGGCTCCCGCGCAAAGGCTTCTCGCCCTTTTACCCGATGCACCTGCCGAGCCTGCACAACCTCCGCGCAACAACGAAGGTATTTTTGCGCGTGTAGGTGATATGACCCTGAATGGGTTGACCGAAACAGGCACAGTAAGTGAGCTGGCATTAGATACCGCCAAAGGTGCCGCACAGGCTGTGCGTGGCAAAAGTGCCATGCGCATGAAAGACCTGTTGCTGGATATCTGGAATGCTGGGCCAGATGCCTTGCTGATTGTCGGCATCGTCAACTTTTTGGTGGGTGCCATTCTGGCTTTTGTTGGACTGGTAGAACTGCGGAAATTTGCTGCGGAAATTTACGTTACAGACTTGGTAGGCATTGCCTGCGCGCGTGAAATTTCTGCTATCATGACTGCTATTATCATGGCGGGCCGAACTGGCGGTGCTTACGCAGCCCGCATTTCCACCATGCTAGGCAACGAAGAAATTGATGCCCTACAGGTGTTTGGCATTCCCATCTCCAGTTACATTCTGCTGCCATCCATTGTCTCTCTCGCGCTCATGATGCCGCTGCTCTATCTATATGGCACTATTGTTGCGATTTTTGGTGGCTTTGCCGTTTCCATGAGCATGATGGATGTTTCCCCCATCGGCTATTGGATTTCCACCTTTGATGGTGTGGAGCTGAAGGAATTTATCTTCGGGTTTATCAAATCCTTCTTTTTCGCCAGCTTTATTGCACTGGCAGCTTGCCGTGTAGGCTTAAAAGCCGGACGCAGTGCGGCTGATGTTGGCATTGCCGCCACACGCGCTGTGGTTATTGGCATTGTGGGTATTATTGCCATGGATGCCATTTTTGCCGTGATAGCCAACGCGCTTGGAATCTGA
- a CDS encoding ABC transporter ATP-binding protein: protein MMSDAETLISVRDLQLSFGPKIIQQNVSFDLKRGSIFAIMGGSGCGKSTLLKSMIGLLRPTAGQILVDGEDYWAQSDNRRTDINHRYGVLFQSGALWSSMTVGENVALPLEMFTSLKPDTIRRLVELKLGFVGMEQAIDLFPSEISGGMCKRAGLARAIALEPDILFFDEPSAGLDPITSARLDDLILTLRDGLGATIMIVSHELPSLFAIADDGIFLDAKTHTPIAHGSPRALHDTCKIPEVTAFMNRSASIPSADKTEG from the coding sequence ATGATGTCTGATGCAGAAACCCTTATTTCCGTTCGCGATCTGCAATTATCGTTCGGCCCCAAGATCATTCAGCAAAATGTTTCCTTTGATCTGAAACGTGGCTCCATCTTTGCCATCATGGGTGGTTCAGGCTGCGGCAAAAGCACGCTGCTTAAAAGCATGATCGGGCTGCTACGACCAACTGCCGGGCAGATTCTGGTAGATGGGGAAGATTACTGGGCGCAATCAGATAACCGTCGCACTGATATTAACCATCGTTACGGTGTACTGTTTCAGAGTGGTGCTTTATGGAGTTCCATGACGGTAGGGGAAAATGTAGCCCTGCCCTTGGAAATGTTCACCTCACTCAAGCCTGACACCATTCGGCGGTTGGTGGAATTAAAACTCGGGTTTGTTGGTATGGAACAGGCGATTGATCTGTTCCCCTCTGAAATCTCCGGCGGCATGTGCAAACGCGCAGGGCTTGCGCGCGCCATTGCTCTGGAGCCCGATATCCTGTTTTTTGATGAACCCTCCGCAGGGCTAGACCCCATTACGTCTGCCCGGCTGGATGATCTGATCCTGACATTACGGGATGGGCTGGGGGCAACCATTATGATTGTCAGCCATGAACTGCCCAGCCTGTTTGCCATTGCAGACGATGGCATCTTTTTAGATGCCAAAACACACACACCCATTGCGCATGGTTCACCGCGCGCATTGCATGACACCTGCAAGATTCCAGAGGTAACGGCGTTTATGAACCGATCTGCCTCTATTCCCTCCGCAGATAAGACAGAAGGCTGA